The sequence below is a genomic window from Bradyrhizobium septentrionale.
CCTTAGCTTCCCCGATCCGGTAATGATTGAGAAACGCATTGAAATTGCGGTAGCCGAGGCCCTCATTGATGAGCTGCCGCAACCGGTAGTCCGGCACGCCCAACTCGGCGGATAGCAATCCAATCGTCAATCGCTCACGCCGGTAGATACGCTCGACGGTCATCAGCTGTTCCAACCGGCGCAAGAGAGCCGGTTCAATCGTGGCAGGCTTGCTCTGATCGTCAGACGCCTTGGCTGGCGCGCCGAAGCGGACATTTGTCGCGGGCAGCAGGATTGAACCTCCTCGCGTCCCCGCTTCTAGCAGATTCCATGCGCTCAAGCCGACCAACACGAACAGAGCGAGAACGTTGGCGACGCTAGTCATGGAAAAAGTGGGATTCGAGGGCTGCTGCAAGAAGCTCAAGTAAGAGTTGAGAACGATTTGGGCCGACGCCCCTATCAATACGACCAGCCGGAGCCCACGCCGGCCCTGCATCAGGTCCGCCGGCCAGGTGACAAGCGCCTGCGCTACCGCCAACAACGTTAGGCCGAGAGAGGTGAACGACAGCGTGCGTTCGATCGCAAGCTCGAGCGCGGCCGATCGTGTGATGCCGCTGGCGTCCAGCCATTGCGCGACGACGACGGCTGCCCACAAGACGCCATGCCAGAACCGCGGGACGAAATCATCGTCGAAGGCAGCACGCGCCCATAGCCAGAACACAACACAGTTCGCGCTAGACAACGCCAGTAGCAATAGGCCCCACCACGCAAACGGCCGCGGGAATGTCGGCGTCGAGCAGATCATCGAAGCCGCGGCGCCGATCGCGAGCGCGGCTCCCAGCAACGCGGCAGTGCTGTCACGGCGATCGCGCAGCGCCAGGGCTGCGATCAGCAGACACAGTGCGACGACGGCGCCCCGTAACCCTAGATCGACCGACATCAAACCGTTGGTGCCCACGATCGGAAATACTCCGAATGCCATTGTTGAGCCGCGTAGGCTCGCTCATACGCCCTGGGCGCAACTGATGTCGAGTCGTCAGATAATCTCGAAGCGGCTACGAACTGAAAGAGCCCCGATCCGGCTCAGAAGTTGATGTCCGAAAGCCAGCTCGCAATGGCCACTTCGGGTTTTGGCCCGGCTCGGACCTTCCGCGATGTGCGCCTTTGGGCAGCTGTTGGAGGATGAGCGGACATCACACTGCGCCTTTCTCGGCTTCCCATTTTATGGGTACACGACCTGGGCTGCGGCCGCAAATAAGGCGCGTTCCCTCTCCCGCCTGCGGCGTGGAAGCGTCAGTTGCAGAAGCCCCCAAATGCCATATGCGATAGCCTTGGGGCGACGGGACGTTTGCGCAATTTCGGAATATTAGAAGAATGCCCCTGAGTTGCCCGACCTGTCAAGTTGCTTGGTCGAACGCCGGACGCCGCCGGCTACTTTGCATGGGGTTGTTTTCGATATTTTGGCAGCGCCCCCTGTGACGGCCGCATGACTTCGTATCGCTCTAACCGCCTTTCACAGCGCCCGCGGTGAGCCCGGCGACGATCTGCCGTTGCGCCAGCACGGTGAGCAGCAGCACCGGCGCGGTCACGATCAGCGCGGCGGCGGCGAGCGGGCCCCAGCTCAGCTGGTCGAACGAGATCATGTTGTAGACCGCGACCGGCAGCGTGCGCGTCTCGCGCCCGGCCAGCACGATGCCGAACACGAAATTGTTCCAGGAGAAGATCACCGCGAGGATGAAGGCGACCGCGAGCCCGGGCCTGGCGATCGGCAGCGCGACATGGCGGAACACCTGCCAGCGGGTGGCGCCGTCGATCAATGCGGCTTCCTCCAGCTCCAGCGGCGTGGTTTCGAAATAGCCGATCATGATCCAGATCACGATCGGCACCGTGACCACGAGATGGATGATGATCTGCGGCACCAGCGTGCCGAGCAGGCCGAGCCACTGGAACAGCAGGAACAGCGGGATCAGGTACGACAGGCCCGGCGTGATGCGCGCGATCAGGATCACGATCGCCGACTTATGCGCCGCCATCCGCGCAATGCCGTAGCCGGCGGGCACGCCGACCAGCATCGCGAGGCCCGTGGCGCAGCCGGTCACGATCAGGCTGTTGGTGAAATAGGTCAGGAAGCGGTTGGAGGCGAACACGTCGGCATAGTTCTTCCACGCGAAATGCTCCGGGATGAACACCGGCGGATAGGAGGCGTTGTCGATCTCGAACTTCAGCGACAGCGAGGCCATCCAGAGGAAGAACAGGATCGCCGGCGAGACGATGACGAACACCGACAGCCACAGCCCGATCCGGCCGAGAACCTGACGCGGGTTCATGCGCCGTCTCCGAGCTCTGATGTCCACAGCATGCGCTTGCGCAAGTAAAGCAGCAGCGCTGCCAGCGCCACGATCAGCAGGAAGAACACCACCGCGATCGCCGAGCCGTAGCCGAGGTCGTAATAGACGAAGGCGACGCTGTAGAGATAGACGTTGATGGTTTCCGACGCCGAGCCCGGCCCTCCTTGCGTGATCGCGAAGATGATGTCGAAGCTTTTCACCGCGTCGATCATGCGGATCATGCCCGCGATGAACAGGAACGGCATGATCAAAGGCAGCGTGATGAAGCGGAACACCTGCCAGAAATTGGCGCCGTCGATCTGCGCGCTCTCATAGGGTTCGGTCGGGATCGCGGCGAGGCCGCCGAGCACGATCAGCATCACCAGCGGCGTCCATTGCCAGGTCTCGACCAGCACCAGCGACGGGATCACCGTTGCCGGGTTGAACACCCAGAGCTGCGGCGGCAGGCCGACCAGCGACAGCAGGTAGTTCAGCACGCCGAGCTGCGGGTGGAACATCATGGTCCACACCAGCGCGATCGCCACGGGAGTGGCCATCATCGGCATGATGAAGATGCCGCGCCAGAAGCCGCGCGCGGCGAATTTCTGGTGAAACACCACCGCCGCCAGCGTGCCAAACACCAGCGGCAGCAGCACCGAGAGCGCGGTGTAGGACAGCGTGTGGCCGACCGCCTCGACGAAGCGCGGATCGGTCGGCAGCCGCAGGTAATTGGCCAGCCCGACGAAGGTGGTGGGCGAGCCGACCTTCCATTCCTGCAGGCTCATCCAGATCGTGAACACCCAAGGAAAGATGATCACCGCCAGCACCACGACGAGCGCCGGGATCACGAACGGCCAATAGGACGGCGGACGCCATTCACGCGCCGTCGCGGCGTCCCCAGAGCCTCCGGCTCTGGAGTCTTGCTTTGACGCGTTTTCTTCACGCGAACCGGTACCCACTTCGCTTGAAAACGCTTTGCCGTCCGCCGCCGACTCAGCCTGTGTCACCACGCTCACGCTTTTTCGCTACGCTCCAGGATCGGCCGGAATTGCTCGTGCGCCTTCTTCAGCTCGGTGGCGGGATCGGCGCCCGACAGCGTCGCGGTCAGCGCCGCACCGACGATGTCGCGGAATTCGGCGACCGGGATGATGGCGGGCAGGCCGAGCTTCGAGATCTTGGCGGAGTCGATCACCGACTGCAGCCATTCCTTGGTCTTCACGCCCTTGGCGACCTCGGCATCGTCGACGATGGAGTTGCGGAACGGCACGCCGCCGCCGGCCTGCAGCAGGCGGGCGCCCTGTCCCCGCGAGACCACCCATTGGCAGAGCAGATAGGCCGCTTCCTTGTTCTTGCTCGCTGCGGCGATGCCGATGCCGTCGCCATAGGTTGAGGAGAACTTGCCCTTGGGTCCGGCGGGCACCAGCGTGTAGCCGACCTTGCCGACGACGCGCGAGGCGGCGGGATCCTCCAGCGGCGGCGCCCAGCCGTCGGCGTCGATCCACATCGCCGAGCGGCCCTGCGTGAAGGAGGCCATCGACTCCATCCAGTTGAAGCCGGCGACGCCGGGCGGCGCGCTTTTCGTCAGCAGCCGCTGATAGAGTTTTGTGGCCTCGACCGCCTCGGGGCCATCGGTCAAAATGTTGCCCTTGGCATCGAGAAATTCGCCGCCAAAGTTCAGGTAGAAGTTGGTCCACATCGCCATGTTGGCATTGCGCAGGCCGCGGCCGACGAAGCCGTAGATGCCTTCCTTCGGATCGGTCAGCTTTTCGGCGGCGACCGCCATCTCCTCCAGCGTCTTCGGGACCTCGACGCCCTTCTTCTGGAACAACTCCTTGTTGTAATAGAGGATGAAATAGTCGACCGACCATGGCAGCGAGAACATCTGGCCCTTGTCGTTGCGCGCGTATTGCAGGCCGGCCGCGGAGAAATCGCTTTCGACGAGATCAGGCGGCGTGAGGCTCGGGTCCTTGAGATAGCCGCTCATGTCGGCGAGCCAGCCGCCCTTCTCGAACTGCCGCTTCTGCACGTGATAGCTCAGGTGAACGACGTCGAAGCTCGGCTTGCCCGAGGACAGCTCGATCACGCATTTCTGGCGCTGCTGCTGCTCGGGAATCTGCTCCGACTCGACCTTGATGCCGGTGAGCTCGGTGAATTCCTTGATGTACTTCTGCAGATTGTCGCCGCGCGGCCCCTTGGCGAGGATGACCTCGAGCGTGGTGCCGGAATATTTCTTCCAGTTCACCTCGGCGCGGGCCGGAAGTCCGGTCAATCCAACCGCGCCGGCGGCGGCCGTGCCGGCCAGCATCTGCCGGCGCGAGATCAGGTGATGCGACATGTTTCTCTCCCAGGACCGTTCTTGTTTGGGAGGGATACTAGCGTCTCAACTCGATCTGCCTAGTCCCACATGCGCGGCGCCGCTGCATAACGCAGCGCCGCGCGTGTAATGGCAGCTATGCCTTGACGAAGGCGAGCAGGGTGCCGTTGCCGGCAGCCGGCGGGACGCAGATGCTGCTGCCGCTCTTCACGCCGGTTGTGCCAAGCGCCTTCTCGGTTGCGGCAAGGTCGGCCGCGATCACGAGACCGGCGCCGCCGCGATCAGACAGGCCATCCAGCGACACGCCGGGATAGCGCTTGCCGAGCTGGTCTTTCGTCAGGAACACGAAGTCGGCACGATCGCCGCCGGACGGCGCCGCAATCGCACCGTCGGCGTCGTTCCTGACGGCGATATCGATCATCCTGGAGAGATGCGCGGCATCGGTCGCAGGATCCGGCGAGACGATCAACACCTGCTTGAGGCGTTTTGCCCCATTGGCGTGCGTCATCAATTCGGGAATCCACACCGTCTCGCGTGTCTTGTGCTGGCAGGCGAAGATGCGGACGCCGCCGGGTGCTTCGGCGGTCGGCCACTGGAAGGTGCGGAATTTCGCCGCGGAGACCGTGCCGTTCGGCAGCGTCACCGGGCGTTCGAAATCGGTCGGCCCGATCGGCGTGTAGCCGCGCGCGCGAATCTCCTCGGCACCGGCTGCCGAATCCACCGCGGTGAATGCGATCCGTTCGATGCCTTCACCGCGCTTCTCGAGGAAGGCGCGCGCCGGCGCATTATGTTCTGTCGGCGTCAGCACGCCAAGCAATTCCATGTAATCGGGATCGAACATGATGGTGTAGTTGCCCGATCCCATATGCGCGCTGTGGGTACCGCGCGGTGACACGGTGAAGCCGAGCCGCTTGTAATTCTCGGCGGCCTTGTCGAGGTCTTTCACCATGACCACGGCGTGATCGATTCCGATGACGTTCTTGAGTGCCACTTGTTGTCTTCCCGGCTGGAATAAGAGAGTAGAGTAAAGCTAACCAGAATGACCAGGCGCCCGCAAGAAAGGATCATGATGAACAGTAATGCCGTGCGCTGGCCCAATTCGCTCTGGGCAGCAGTGACGCCGCCGGGCCCCGATTGCCCCGAACTGACCGGTGCGCAGCAGGCCGATGTCGTCATCATCGGCGGCGGTTTCACTGGTCTATCGACCGCGCTGCATCTGCGCGAGGCCAATGTCGACGTCGCGATCGTCGAGGCCGCCGAGCCGGGCTGGGGCGCCTCGGGCCGCAACAACGGCCAGGTAATCCCGACGCTGTCGCGGCCTGATCCCGAGGACATCATTGCGCGGCACGGTGCGGCCGGCGAGCGCTTCGTCGCGATGCTGCGCGACAGCGCGTCCATGCTGTTCGACGTCGTCAAGCGCTACAGCATTGAGGCCGAGCAGGAGCAGGCCGGTTGGGTGCAGCCGGTGCATTCGCCGGGCCGCATCAAGATCGCGGAGCGGCGGGTGCAGCAATGGTCGAAATTCGGCGCGCCGGTCGAACTGCTGTCGCGCGATCAGACCCGAGACATGCTCGGCTCGGATTCGTGGTATGGCGGCTTCTGGAACAGGACCGGCGGGCACGTCAATCCGCTGGCGCTGGCGCGGGGCCTTGCGCGCACCGTGCTCGGCCTCGGTGCGCGGATCTATGCCCGTTCGCCCGCGACGAGTTTCGAGCGCCGCGGCGACCGCTGGGTGGTGAAGACCGAGCAGGGCGAAATCTCCGGCCGCGCGCTGGTGGTCGCGACCAATGCCTATAGCGGCGAGTTCACAAAATCGCTGGTGCCGGAGATCGCAACCGAGGTGATGCCGGTGCTGTCCTGGCAGATGGCGACGCAGCCGCTGTCGGACAATGTCCGCAAGACCATCATCCCCGGCCGGCAGGCGATGTCGGACACCCATGGTGAGCTGTATTTCGCGCGCTACGATGCTCGCAATCGTCTGGTCACCGGCGGCGCCGTGCTCGGCCCGGGCGACAAGACCGGGCGGCTGAAGGCGCGGGTAACCGAGCGGTTGCAGCTGATATGGCCGCAGATCGGCGACGTCTCCTTCGACTATGTCTGGAACGGCTATGTCGGGATGACGGCGGATTTCCTGCCGCGCATGCACCGGCTGGGACCGAACGCCTATGGCTGGACCGGCTGCAACGGCCGCGCCGTCGCGCTGACGATTCCGCTCGGCCGCGAATTGGCCAGAGCGGTCCAGGGCGTGCCGGAAAGCGAGCTGGCGCTGCCGTTCACCGAGCCGGTGCAGTACATGGCGCACGGATTGTTGCGCAAGCTCGCGCCCTGGATGCTGGTGCTCTACCGGCGTCGCGATGCACAGGAGCTGGTCAAGGGCGATCGCTTCGAGCTGTTGCGCTGGGCGGAGTATTTGCTCGCCTCGCGCCGCTCACCGTAAATGCGGACCGACGTCGCGCCACGCGCGCGAGATATTGTGGAAACCCCGACGCGACGCAGGCATTATTGCCAGATACCGATTCCTGGGAGGTGGGTATGGCGAGGAAGCGCATTGGTATTCTCACGGGCGGCGGTGACGTCCCCGGCCTTAACGCGGTGATCAAGAGTGTGACCTATCGCGGCAGCGAGGACGACATCGAGGTTGTCGGTCTCCGCCGCGGCTGGGAGGCCCTCACACACCTGAACCTCGACGACCCGGCCAGCAAGTCCCACTACATCATCCCGCTGAACCGCGAAAACACGCGCGTCATCGACCGGCGCGGCGGCACCGTGCTGCACTCGAGCCGCACCAATCCCTCCAAAATGAAGAAGTTGCCCGATCATCTCGCGGGCCACGACTTTCCGGTTTCCCAGAGCACCAAAGGCGGCATCGCAACCACGACGTGGGACCTCACCAGCGAGGTGCTGGCGAACCTCGCGGGGCTCGGTATCGAACATCTGATCGCCATCGGCGGCGACGATACTCTCAGCTACGCGGACAAGCTCAACAGGCAAGGCGTCAAGATCATTGCCATCCCGAAGACGATGGACAACGACGTTCGCAACACCGAATACTGCATCGGCTTCTCGACAGCGATCACCCGTGCCAGCGATGCCATCCAGCGCCAGCGCACCACCGTCGGCTCGCACGAGCGAATTGGCATTTTCCGCGTCTTTGGTCGCGATGCCGGCTTTACGGCGCTGTATACCGCATACGCAACCTCGATCCGATGCGCCATACCGGAGTACAAGGTCAATCTCGACAAGCTGACCCAGCTTCTCCTCGATGATAAGCACGGCAACCCAAGCAACTACGCGCTGATCGTGCTCAGCGAGGGTGCCGAGTGGGAGGGCTACAAGGTGCAGGAATTCGGCGAGCCTGACGCCTACGGTCACCGCAGGAAGGCGAGCGTGGCCGAAGCGTTCGCGGACGAGATTAAGCGGCGCACCGGCGAGGAGACCATCGTCTCTGACCTCACCTACGACCTGCGGTCAGGCGATCCGGACTTCATCGACAAGCTTGTGGCGCTGACGTTCGGCAACTTGGCCTACGATGCAATCCTGGAAGGCAAGACCGGCCTCATGTCGGCGCTGGTCGAGGGCCGCTACGACCTCGTGCCAATCCCCGACGCCAAGCTCGGACCGCGCAAATTGGACGTCGCGAGCGCGTACAACACCGAGCGCTACCGTCCTCTCTATTCCAACAAGCGGGGCTTGCCGATCTTTCTCAACCGCGCTTTCTAGCGCGGGAGGTGGTAACCCCATCGAGCATGGCTGGCCATTCCGAATGTGTCGTTGGCGCGTATCGACACAAGCCGGCAGCGGGGCCATAATTCCGTGTGGATCCTGCACAGGGAACCCGTCGCACCACACAACGTTCTTTTTGTGAATCAGCGCGCCGTCGCCCTCGGCGCAGCGAGCGCCGAGGCGAAGGCGCTGAGCTGCGGTCGGAGGGATGCTATGAAACTCACAATTTCGGTCATCAAGGCTGACATTGGCTCCGTTGGGGGCCATACGAAACCATCTGCGCGCATGATGGCGGCTGTCGAAGGGGAGGTCGCGAAAGCGATCGACAACGGTCTCCTGATCGACGGTTTCGTCCGCCATACCGGCGACGATATTGCGATCATCATGACGCACACGCGGGGCGAAGGGAGCTCCGAAGTCCATCAATTCGCCTGGAAGACGTTTCTCGCGGCCACTGCGGTTGCGAAGACCTCCGGGCTCTACGGCGCCGGCCAGGATCTTCTCGTCGACGCCCCTTCCGGAAACGTTCGCGGCGCGGGTCCGGGCGTCGCCGAACTCAGCTTCGACCACAGCCTCTCGGGCGCGAGACCGGCGGAATCCTTCATGGTGTTCGCCGCCGACAAATGCGGCCCCGGCGCCTACAACCTGCCGCTCTATCTGGCCTTTGCCGATCCGATGTATTGCGCCGGGCTGATGCTGCCCCCGATGATCAAGGGCTTCCGTTTCCATATCATCGATATGGACAACACGGCCGGCGACAGCGTGATCGAACTCGATGCGCCGGCGGACGGCTACCATATTGCGGCGCTGCTTCGCGACAACGAGCGCTTCGGCATTGATCGCATCGTCTCGAAAACCTATGACGAGGTCGCCGTCGCCGTTTCGGCGCAGCGCCTTCACTCTATCGCAGGCAAGTACACCGGCAAGGATGATCCGGTCGCGATCGTCAGGAACCAGGGCATTTTCGCGGCGCCCGAAGAAATCATCTCGCCATTCGTCAAGGCGCACTTCGTGGGTGGCGATGCGCGCGGCTCGCATGTGATGCCGCTCATGCCGGTGCCGCTCAACACCCCGGTGACGGGGATGTACTGCCTGCCGATCGTTTCCTGTGTCGGCTTCTCGATCGACCGGGACGGGAAGTTTTCGGAGTCCTATGCCGATTTCTTTGACAACCTTGCGTGGGACGAGGTCCGCCAGCGCGCCCAGCGCAAGGCGATCGAGATGCGCAGCCAGGGCTGGTCCGGTGCCGCGATGCTACCCTATTCTGAGCTGGAATATGGCGGCTTCCGCGACACGGTATCCGGATTGCTGAAGCGCTTCCGGCTGCGCGAGGAGTCCGAGCCACAAGCGGCGGAGTAGGGCCGCGCGTGCCCGGCTACACGGTTGCGGTGTCGTGCTCGCGCGCGAACGCGCCGCCGGGGATCGCCGCGAGCAGCGCCTGCGTATAGGGATGCTGCGGCTTGCCGAACACGTCGGCGGTCAGCCCTTGCTCGACCACCGCGCCGTCCTTCATGACAGCGACCAGATCGCAGATCTGCGCGGCGACCCGCAGATCGTGGGTGATGAAGATGATGGAGAGGCCAAGCTGCTGGCGCAGCCCGGCCAGCAGCTTCAGCACTTGCGCCTGCACCGAGACGTCGAGCGCCGAGACCGGCTCGTCGGCGACCAGCACGTCCGGCTTCAGCGCCAGCGCCCGCGCGAGCCCGATGCGTTGCCGCTGCCCGCCGGAGAATTCGTGCGGGAAGCGGTCGCCGGCGGAGGGGTCAAGGCCGACCAGTTCGAACAGCTTTCGCGCCTCCGCGATCGCCGTGGTGCGGTCGGTGCCATGCACGAT
It includes:
- a CDS encoding helix-turn-helix domain-containing protein, encoding MGTNGLMSVDLGLRGAVVALCLLIAALALRDRRDSTAALLGAALAIGAAASMICSTPTFPRPFAWWGLLLLALSSANCVVFWLWARAAFDDDFVPRFWHGVLWAAVVVAQWLDASGITRSAALELAIERTLSFTSLGLTLLAVAQALVTWPADLMQGRRGLRLVVLIGASAQIVLNSYLSFLQQPSNPTFSMTSVANVLALFVLVGLSAWNLLEAGTRGGSILLPATNVRFGAPAKASDDQSKPATIEPALLRRLEQLMTVERIYRRERLTIGLLSAELGVPDYRLRQLINEGLGYRNFNAFLNHYRIGEAKAALVDPEQVEVPVLTIAMDTGFQSIGPFNRAFKAATNLTPTEFRRLAMA
- a CDS encoding carbohydrate ABC transporter permease; this translates as MNPRQVLGRIGLWLSVFVIVSPAILFFLWMASLSLKFEIDNASYPPVFIPEHFAWKNYADVFASNRFLTYFTNSLIVTGCATGLAMLVGVPAGYGIARMAAHKSAIVILIARITPGLSYLIPLFLLFQWLGLLGTLVPQIIIHLVVTVPIVIWIMIGYFETTPLELEEAALIDGATRWQVFRHVALPIARPGLAVAFILAVIFSWNNFVFGIVLAGRETRTLPVAVYNMISFDQLSWGPLAAAALIVTAPVLLLTVLAQRQIVAGLTAGAVKGG
- a CDS encoding carbohydrate ABC transporter permease, with product MIPALVVVLAVIIFPWVFTIWMSLQEWKVGSPTTFVGLANYLRLPTDPRFVEAVGHTLSYTALSVLLPLVFGTLAAVVFHQKFAARGFWRGIFIMPMMATPVAIALVWTMMFHPQLGVLNYLLSLVGLPPQLWVFNPATVIPSLVLVETWQWTPLVMLIVLGGLAAIPTEPYESAQIDGANFWQVFRFITLPLIMPFLFIAGMIRMIDAVKSFDIIFAITQGGPGSASETINVYLYSVAFVYYDLGYGSAIAVVFFLLIVALAALLLYLRKRMLWTSELGDGA
- a CDS encoding ABC transporter substrate-binding protein, producing the protein MSHHLISRRQMLAGTAAAGAVGLTGLPARAEVNWKKYSGTTLEVILAKGPRGDNLQKYIKEFTELTGIKVESEQIPEQQQRQKCVIELSSGKPSFDVVHLSYHVQKRQFEKGGWLADMSGYLKDPSLTPPDLVESDFSAAGLQYARNDKGQMFSLPWSVDYFILYYNKELFQKKGVEVPKTLEEMAVAAEKLTDPKEGIYGFVGRGLRNANMAMWTNFYLNFGGEFLDAKGNILTDGPEAVEATKLYQRLLTKSAPPGVAGFNWMESMASFTQGRSAMWIDADGWAPPLEDPAASRVVGKVGYTLVPAGPKGKFSSTYGDGIGIAAASKNKEAAYLLCQWVVSRGQGARLLQAGGGVPFRNSIVDDAEVAKGVKTKEWLQSVIDSAKISKLGLPAIIPVAEFRDIVGAALTATLSGADPATELKKAHEQFRPILERSEKA
- a CDS encoding VOC family protein, with translation MALKNVIGIDHAVVMVKDLDKAAENYKRLGFTVSPRGTHSAHMGSGNYTIMFDPDYMELLGVLTPTEHNAPARAFLEKRGEGIERIAFTAVDSAAGAEEIRARGYTPIGPTDFERPVTLPNGTVSAAKFRTFQWPTAEAPGGVRIFACQHKTRETVWIPELMTHANGAKRLKQVLIVSPDPATDAAHLSRMIDIAVRNDADGAIAAPSGGDRADFVFLTKDQLGKRYPGVSLDGLSDRGGAGLVIAADLAATEKALGTTGVKSGSSICVPPAAGNGTLLAFVKA
- a CDS encoding NAD(P)/FAD-dependent oxidoreductase; this encodes MNSNAVRWPNSLWAAVTPPGPDCPELTGAQQADVVIIGGGFTGLSTALHLREANVDVAIVEAAEPGWGASGRNNGQVIPTLSRPDPEDIIARHGAAGERFVAMLRDSASMLFDVVKRYSIEAEQEQAGWVQPVHSPGRIKIAERRVQQWSKFGAPVELLSRDQTRDMLGSDSWYGGFWNRTGGHVNPLALARGLARTVLGLGARIYARSPATSFERRGDRWVVKTEQGEISGRALVVATNAYSGEFTKSLVPEIATEVMPVLSWQMATQPLSDNVRKTIIPGRQAMSDTHGELYFARYDARNRLVTGGAVLGPGDKTGRLKARVTERLQLIWPQIGDVSFDYVWNGYVGMTADFLPRMHRLGPNAYGWTGCNGRAVALTIPLGRELARAVQGVPESELALPFTEPVQYMAHGLLRKLAPWMLVLYRRRDAQELVKGDRFELLRWAEYLLASRRSP
- a CDS encoding 6-phosphofructokinase; translated protein: MARKRIGILTGGGDVPGLNAVIKSVTYRGSEDDIEVVGLRRGWEALTHLNLDDPASKSHYIIPLNRENTRVIDRRGGTVLHSSRTNPSKMKKLPDHLAGHDFPVSQSTKGGIATTTWDLTSEVLANLAGLGIEHLIAIGGDDTLSYADKLNRQGVKIIAIPKTMDNDVRNTEYCIGFSTAITRASDAIQRQRTTVGSHERIGIFRVFGRDAGFTALYTAYATSIRCAIPEYKVNLDKLTQLLLDDKHGNPSNYALIVLSEGAEWEGYKVQEFGEPDAYGHRRKASVAEAFADEIKRRTGEETIVSDLTYDLRSGDPDFIDKLVALTFGNLAYDAILEGKTGLMSALVEGRYDLVPIPDAKLGPRKLDVASAYNTERYRPLYSNKRGLPIFLNRAF
- a CDS encoding fructose-1,6-bisphosphatase, with amino-acid sequence MARIDTSRQRGHNSVWILHREPVAPHNVLFVNQRAVALGAASAEAKALSCGRRDAMKLTISVIKADIGSVGGHTKPSARMMAAVEGEVAKAIDNGLLIDGFVRHTGDDIAIIMTHTRGEGSSEVHQFAWKTFLAATAVAKTSGLYGAGQDLLVDAPSGNVRGAGPGVAELSFDHSLSGARPAESFMVFAADKCGPGAYNLPLYLAFADPMYCAGLMLPPMIKGFRFHIIDMDNTAGDSVIELDAPADGYHIAALLRDNERFGIDRIVSKTYDEVAVAVSAQRLHSIAGKYTGKDDPVAIVRNQGIFAAPEEIISPFVKAHFVGGDARGSHVMPLMPVPLNTPVTGMYCLPIVSCVGFSIDRDGKFSESYADFFDNLAWDEVRQRAQRKAIEMRSQGWSGAAMLPYSELEYGGFRDTVSGLLKRFRLREESEPQAAE